A DNA window from Engystomops pustulosus chromosome 10, aEngPut4.maternal, whole genome shotgun sequence contains the following coding sequences:
- the GSG1 gene encoding germ cell-specific gene 1 protein gives MHLSSEVASSARFLQKTTSMELTEVVPWRRAILAVSFNLVSLALSTTALLSSYWCEGTQKVPKPLCGNGKATKCIVVPIAVESVNASGQDVVHYSWETGDDRFAFRYFHTGIWYSCEENILGTDEKCRSFLELTPPAERGILWLSLGSELVYITLLVISFVLLLLEIIYTGNPVCGLKLNAFAAMSSVLSGLLGMVAHMMYTQVFQATVSLGPEDWRPHSWDYGWAFYTAWASFTCCMASAVTTLNTYTKTVLEFRRNQKAFQQSLKEQTCFLNHKGMNCYRDKPIHSVSESLDFYTELQKKVLLRDHSMDLEDVEESMEEEHC, from the exons ATGCACCTTTCTTCAGAAGTGGCATCGTCTGCAAGATTTCTGCAAAAGACAACATCT aTGGAGCTCACAGAGGTTGTTCCCTGGCGTCGTGCAATATTGGCAGTGAGTTTCAATCTGGTGTCCCTTGCTCTGTccacaacagcccttcttagcaGTTACTGGTGTGAGGGTACACAAAAAGTTCCTAAACCCCTCTGTGGAAATGGTAAGGCCACTAAATGCATAGTGGTTCCCATAGCTGTGGAGAGTGTAAATGCCTCTGGTCAAGATGTGGTCCATTACAGCTGGGAGACTGGAGATGACAGATTTGCTTTCCGCTATTTCCACACTGGAATCTGGTATTCTTGTGAAGAAAACATTTTGGGAACAG ATGAGAAATGCAGAAGTTTTTTGGAGCTAACCCCCCCAGCAGAAAGGG GGATCCTTTGGCTTTCATTGGGATCAGAACTGGTGTATATTACACTGCTAGTTATCAGCTTTGTGCTGCTACTTCTGGAAATCATTTACACTGGGAATCCAGTCTGCGGACTGAAGCTGAATGCTTTTGCTGCAATGTCTTCGGTACTTTCAG GACTTCTAGGGATGGTGGCCCACATGATGTATACCCAGGTTTTCCAAGCCACTGTAAGCCTTGGACCAGAAGACTGGCGACCACATTCATGGGATTACGGTTGGGCATTTTA CACTGCATGGGCATCTTTCACTTGCTGTATGGCTTCTGCTGTCACAACACTCAATACTTACACCAAAACTGTTCTGGAATTCCGAAGAAATCAGAAAGCTTTTCAGCAAAGCTTGAAGGAGCAAACATGCTTTCTGAATCACAAAGGTATGAATTGCTATAGAGACAAGCCTATCCACTCAGTGTCAGAGAGCTTGGACTTTTACACTGAACTACAAAAGAAAGTCCTTCTACGTGACCATTCAATGGATCTTGAGGACGTGGAAGAATCTATGGAGGAGGAACATTGCTAG